The Paraburkholderia acidisoli genome contains a region encoding:
- a CDS encoding SDR family oxidoreductase, which translates to MSATSVIRPAAADTPSSGEASRPDFPAPVVLVTGGGRRIGRELSLGFAARGWDVAVHYGESRAGAEEVVEQIAAMGRRAVALHANLANEAEVARLVPDCAAALGRPVCVLNNASRFEEDTARDVGYTKLLDLMAINVGAPLVLARTLFEATPEAAVEDEALRTCVINVLDQKLYNMNPDYLSYTLTKAALANATVALAQALAPKVRVVGLAPGLTLQSGDQTPEGFAAAHRVTPLKRASRPGDLVEAALYLARAAGVTGTTLVVDGGQHLVPLPRDVMFLTGGDA; encoded by the coding sequence ATGAGCGCAACTTCGGTGATCCGCCCGGCTGCTGCCGATACCCCGTCGAGCGGCGAAGCATCGCGCCCTGATTTCCCGGCGCCCGTGGTGCTGGTGACGGGCGGCGGCCGCCGCATCGGGCGCGAGTTGTCGCTCGGCTTCGCGGCGCGCGGCTGGGACGTGGCGGTGCATTACGGCGAATCGCGCGCGGGCGCCGAGGAGGTGGTCGAGCAGATCGCCGCCATGGGCCGCCGTGCCGTGGCGCTGCACGCGAATCTGGCGAACGAGGCCGAGGTGGCGCGGCTCGTGCCCGACTGCGCCGCGGCGCTCGGCCGGCCGGTTTGCGTGCTCAACAACGCCTCGCGTTTCGAGGAAGACACGGCGCGCGACGTCGGCTATACGAAGCTGCTCGACCTGATGGCGATCAACGTGGGCGCGCCGCTCGTGCTCGCGCGCACGCTGTTCGAGGCCACGCCCGAGGCGGCCGTGGAGGACGAGGCGCTGCGCACCTGCGTGATCAACGTGCTGGACCAGAAGCTGTACAACATGAACCCCGACTATCTGTCGTACACGCTCACGAAGGCCGCGCTCGCGAACGCGACCGTCGCGCTGGCCCAGGCGCTCGCGCCGAAGGTGCGCGTGGTCGGGCTCGCGCCGGGTCTCACGCTGCAGTCGGGCGACCAGACGCCGGAAGGTTTCGCCGCCGCGCACCGCGTCACGCCGCTCAAGCGCGCGTCGCGGCCCGGCGATCTCGTCGAGGCGGCGCTGTATCTGGCGCGCGCGGCGGGCGTGACGGGCACGACGCTCGTGGTGGACGGCGGCCAGCATCTCGTGCCGCTGCCGCGCGACGTGATGTTTTTGACGGGCGGCGACGCGTGA
- a CDS encoding class I SAM-dependent methyltransferase, with protein MNPKAHEPASLPVPEPIALAQSEALAATLRAEIAAAGGWLPFDRYMERALYAPKLGYYGGGARKFGLLAEDGSDFVTAPELSPLFAATLARAVAEALAASGTHRLMEFGAGTGRLAAGVMLALDAAGVAFDSYAIVDLSGELRERQRETIARLAPALLDRVTWLDALPAQFEGVVLGNEVLDAMPVRLYARKDAVWHERGVSVNAAGALEFADQPAHSGSEASWRDGGANGVLAGLEGSEDYVTETHEAALAFTRTVCTMLARGAAFFIDYGFPRHEYYHPQRVQGTLMCHYRHRAHGDPFLYPGLQDITAHVEFTGIAEAGVDAGADLLGYTSQARFLMNAGITEVLGEIDPHDARRFLPAANAVQKLVSEAEMGELFKVIAFSRGIGTTLAAFARGDRSHTL; from the coding sequence ATGAATCCGAAAGCTCACGAACCCGCTAGTTTACCTGTTCCCGAGCCGATCGCGCTCGCGCAGTCCGAGGCGCTCGCGGCCACGTTGCGCGCCGAGATCGCCGCGGCGGGCGGCTGGCTGCCGTTCGACCGTTACATGGAGCGCGCGCTCTACGCGCCCAAGCTCGGCTATTACGGCGGCGGCGCGCGCAAATTCGGCCTGCTCGCCGAAGACGGCAGCGACTTCGTCACCGCGCCCGAACTCTCGCCGCTCTTTGCCGCGACCCTGGCGCGCGCCGTGGCCGAGGCGCTCGCCGCGAGCGGCACGCACCGCCTGATGGAATTCGGCGCGGGCACCGGGCGGCTCGCCGCGGGCGTGATGCTCGCGCTCGACGCGGCGGGCGTGGCGTTCGATTCCTACGCGATCGTCGATCTTTCGGGCGAGTTGCGCGAACGCCAGCGCGAGACCATCGCCCGGCTCGCGCCCGCGCTGCTCGACCGCGTGACGTGGCTCGACGCGCTGCCCGCGCAATTCGAAGGCGTGGTGCTCGGCAACGAAGTGCTCGACGCCATGCCCGTGCGCCTCTACGCGCGCAAGGACGCCGTGTGGCACGAACGCGGCGTGAGCGTGAACGCCGCGGGCGCGCTCGAGTTCGCCGATCAACCCGCGCATTCGGGCAGCGAGGCGAGCTGGCGCGACGGCGGCGCGAACGGTGTGCTCGCGGGCCTCGAAGGCAGCGAAGACTACGTGACGGAAACGCACGAGGCCGCGCTCGCGTTCACGCGCACCGTCTGCACGATGCTCGCGCGCGGCGCGGCGTTTTTCATCGACTACGGCTTTCCGCGCCACGAGTACTACCACCCGCAGCGCGTGCAGGGCACGTTGATGTGCCACTACCGGCATCGCGCGCACGGCGACCCGTTTCTGTATCCGGGCTTGCAGGACATCACCGCGCACGTGGAATTCACGGGCATCGCCGAGGCGGGCGTGGATGCGGGCGCGGACCTGCTCGGCTACACCTCGCAGGCGCGCTTCCTGATGAACGCGGGCATCACCGAAGTGCTCGGCGAGATCGATCCGCACGACGCGCGGCGCTTTCTGCCCGCCGCGAACGCCGTGCAGAAACTCGTTTCGGAAGCCGAGATGGGCGAACTGTTCAAGGTGATCGCGTTTTCGCGCGGTATCGGCACGACCCTCGCGGCGTTCGCGCGCGGCGACCGCAGCCACACGCTCTAG